The proteins below come from a single Streptococcus hyointestinalis genomic window:
- the murT gene encoding lipid II isoglutaminyl synthase subunit MurT has protein sequence MKFKTFMGITAGKSAHFVLNKLGRGSTYPGRLALKCDPDILDTIAKDYEIVVVTGTNGKTLTTALTVGILKEAFGEVTTNPSGANMITGIVSTFLTAKKAKSGKKIAVLEIDEASLPKITKYITPSLFVFTNIFRDQMDRYGEIYTTYQMILDGAANAPKATILANGDSPLFNSKEVVNPVQFYGFDTEKTAPQLAHYNTEGVLCPRCQSILNYRLNTYANLGDYTCPNCDFERPKLDYALTELTEITNTSSRFVIDGQDYKINVGGLYNIYNALAAVAVAEYFGVEPSQIKSGFDKSRAVFGRQETFTIGDKSCTLVLIKNPVGASQALDMIKLAPYPFTLSVLLNANYADGIDTSWIWDANFEAILDMDIPEIFAGGVRHSEIARRLRVTGYPEDKIRQADKLADIMTMIENQETKHAYILATYTAMLEFREMLAERHAVKKEMN, from the coding sequence ATGAAATTTAAGACTTTTATGGGAATTACAGCTGGAAAATCAGCACATTTTGTGTTAAATAAGCTAGGACGTGGCTCGACTTATCCTGGGCGTCTAGCACTCAAATGCGACCCTGATATTTTAGATACAATTGCTAAAGATTATGAGATTGTGGTCGTGACAGGAACTAACGGCAAGACCTTGACCACAGCGCTTACGGTCGGTATCTTAAAGGAAGCCTTTGGTGAGGTCACTACCAACCCGAGCGGTGCCAATATGATAACGGGTATCGTCTCTACTTTTTTGACCGCTAAAAAAGCCAAGTCTGGCAAGAAGATTGCGGTGCTTGAGATAGACGAGGCTAGTCTGCCAAAGATTACCAAGTATATCACACCAAGCCTTTTTGTCTTTACCAATATCTTTCGTGACCAGATGGACCGCTACGGTGAGATTTACACGACTTATCAGATGATTTTGGACGGTGCCGCTAACGCTCCAAAAGCGACCATTCTAGCAAATGGCGACAGCCCCCTCTTTAACTCCAAAGAAGTGGTCAATCCTGTGCAGTTTTACGGTTTTGATACGGAAAAAACAGCTCCACAGCTGGCTCACTACAACACCGAGGGTGTGCTTTGCCCACGCTGCCAAAGTATCCTCAACTACCGCCTCAACACCTACGCAAACCTTGGCGACTACACTTGTCCTAACTGCGACTTTGAGCGTCCAAAACTGGACTATGCTCTTACAGAGCTTACCGAAATCACAAACACTTCATCACGCTTTGTCATTGATGGTCAAGACTACAAGATTAACGTCGGTGGTCTCTACAATATCTACAACGCTCTAGCTGCCGTTGCTGTTGCTGAGTACTTTGGCGTGGAGCCTAGTCAGATAAAGTCTGGCTTTGACAAGAGCCGAGCTGTCTTTGGACGTCAGGAAACCTTTACCATTGGGGATAAGAGCTGTACCCTTGTCCTTATCAAAAATCCTGTCGGTGCCTCTCAAGCGCTGGATATGATTAAGTTAGCACCTTATCCATTCACTCTTTCGGTACTTCTCAACGCCAACTACGCTGACGGGATTGATACCAGCTGGATTTGGGATGCCAATTTTGAGGCGATTTTGGATATGGACATTCCAGAGATTTTTGCAGGTGGGGTGAGACACTCTGAAATTGCACGGCGCCTGCGTGTCACAGGCTATCCTGAGGACAAGATTAGACAGGCAGATAAGCTTGCAGACATTATGACCATGATTGAAAATCAAGAGACCAAGCATGCTTACATCCTTGCGACCTATACTGCCATGCTGGAGTTCCGTGAGATGCTCGCTGAGCGTCACGCTGTGAAAAAGGAGATGAACTAA
- the cdaA gene encoding diadenylate cyclase CdaA: MNFLEMFNNTFWQNLIENPWLIVIHALDIGIVTYLIYRLIKALAGTKIMSLIQGVILFVLLRLVAEWIGLTTITYLMNQVITYGVIAAVVIFAPEIRTGLEKFGRTTQVFRQRPQQSKDEKLVDALLKAVAYMSPRKIGALISIEQTQTLQEYIATGIPLDADISSELLINIFIPNTPLHDGAVIIRDDKIATACSYLPLTESMGISKEFGTRHRAAIGLSENSDALTVVVSEETGGISIAVRGEFMHDLTKENFESVLRAELIQNDKTDMTWLQKIMGRKK; encoded by the coding sequence ATGAATTTTTTAGAAATGTTTAATAATACCTTTTGGCAAAATCTGATTGAAAATCCTTGGCTGATTGTCATTCATGCCTTGGACATTGGGATTGTGACCTATCTCATCTATCGCTTGATTAAGGCGCTAGCTGGGACCAAGATTATGTCGCTTATTCAAGGGGTCATCCTCTTTGTGCTTCTACGTTTGGTGGCGGAGTGGATTGGGCTGACGACCATTACTTATTTGATGAATCAAGTCATCACCTACGGTGTTATCGCAGCTGTGGTGATTTTTGCGCCTGAGATTCGGACAGGTCTTGAAAAATTCGGGCGCACCACGCAGGTCTTTCGCCAACGTCCACAGCAAAGTAAGGACGAAAAGCTAGTTGACGCTCTCTTAAAGGCAGTGGCTTACATGAGCCCTCGTAAGATTGGCGCTTTGATTTCGATTGAGCAAACGCAAACGCTGCAAGAATACATCGCAACAGGTATCCCGCTAGATGCAGATATCTCTAGTGAGCTACTCATCAATATTTTCATCCCCAACACACCGCTCCATGACGGAGCTGTCATCATTCGTGACGATAAGATTGCGACAGCCTGCTCTTATCTGCCTTTGACAGAGTCTATGGGTATTTCAAAAGAGTTTGGGACACGCCACCGTGCCGCTATCGGTCTGTCTGAAAACTCAGATGCGCTGACAGTGGTCGTCTCTGAGGAAACAGGTGGTATCTCCATTGCGGTGCGTGGTGAGTTTATGCACGATTTGACCAAGGAAAACTTTGAGTCTGTCCTCAGAGCAGAGCTTATCCAAAACGATAAGACCGACATGACTTGGCTGCAAAAGATAATGGGGAGAAAGAAATGA
- a CDS encoding YbbR-like domain-containing protein → MRKKIDFLSNKGWLILISFFLALLLFLTATVNTTNKVGTQISGATETYTHTLTNVPIDLKYDNDKYFVSGYSYEAKVYLSSVNRVKLDSEINSDTRQFKVVADLSNVKTGTQTVKLKITNLPSDVTATVEPKAISVTIGKKKTKTFDVVTNVPSSQVAEGYEVTNVETSLKTAKVTSDESIISRIDHVEASLPEDEVLTGDYSGKVNLQAVAKDGTVLAGIISPSKAKLSVSVTKLTKQVPIKLNLTGTMSDSLSKIDYKLSQDTVTISGSKEALDATSEITANLDISHITKDTSKTITLSADKVTITPALVTVQLTTTKK, encoded by the coding sequence ATGAGAAAAAAAATAGATTTTCTAAGCAATAAAGGCTGGCTCATCCTCATCTCCTTTTTTCTAGCGCTTTTGCTCTTTTTAACAGCGACAGTCAATACAACCAACAAGGTCGGCACGCAGATTTCAGGAGCGACGGAGACCTACACCCACACGCTAACCAATGTTCCTATTGACCTCAAGTACGACAATGACAAGTATTTTGTGAGCGGCTATTCCTATGAAGCAAAGGTCTATCTCAGTTCGGTCAATCGGGTTAAGCTGGATTCTGAGATTAACAGTGACACCCGTCAGTTCAAGGTTGTTGCTGACTTATCTAATGTCAAGACAGGCACCCAAACCGTCAAGCTCAAAATCACCAATCTACCAAGCGATGTCACAGCCACCGTTGAGCCAAAGGCTATCTCGGTCACGATTGGCAAGAAAAAGACTAAAACCTTTGACGTGGTCACAAATGTCCCTAGCAGCCAAGTGGCAGAAGGTTATGAGGTGACCAATGTCGAAACCAGCCTCAAAACGGCTAAGGTCACAAGTGACGAGTCCATTATCAGTCGAATTGACCACGTGGAGGCAAGCCTACCAGAGGATGAAGTGTTGACAGGTGATTACAGTGGCAAGGTCAATCTGCAGGCGGTTGCCAAGGACGGAACGGTGCTTGCAGGCATTATCAGCCCATCAAAAGCAAAATTGAGTGTTTCTGTCACAAAACTCACCAAGCAAGTGCCTATCAAGCTCAATCTGACAGGAACCATGAGCGATAGTCTTAGTAAGATTGACTACAAACTCAGCCAAGATACGGTGACGATTTCTGGTAGTAAGGAGGCGCTAGATGCGACTTCAGAGATTACAGCTAACCTTGACATCTCACATATCACAAAGGATACCTCAAAGACCATCACCTTATCCGCAGATAAAGTGACCATCACACCAGCTCTAGTGACTGTTCAGTTGACAACCACTAAAAAATAG
- the glmM gene encoding phosphoglucosamine mutase yields MGKYFGTDGVRGEANVELTPELAFKLGRFGGYVLSQHENERPRVFVGRDTRISGQLLESALVAGLLSVGIEVYLLGVVATPGVSYLVRTEKASAGVMISASHNPALDNGIKFFGADGFKLDDEREFEIEELLDADEDTLPRPSAEGLGTVVDYPEGLRKYVKFLVSTGIDLEGMPIALDMANGAASASARDVFLDLGADITVMGDQPNGLNINDGVGSTHPENLQELVKKSECQMGLAFDGDSDRLIAVDENGELVDGDKIMYIIGKYLAQKGQLAKNTIVTTVMSNLGFHKALEREGIEKAITAVGDRYVVEEMRKSGYNLGGEQSGHVIIMDYNTTGDGQLTAIQLAKVVKESGKTLSELAAEVTIYPQKLVNIRVENSMKHNAMEVPAIADIIHKMEDEMAGNGRILVRPSGTEPLLRVMAEAPTHEEVDYYVDTIADVVRKEIGIE; encoded by the coding sequence ATGGGAAAATATTTTGGAACGGACGGTGTCCGTGGTGAAGCAAATGTTGAATTAACCCCTGAATTAGCCTTTAAACTAGGGCGTTTTGGTGGCTATGTCCTTAGCCAGCATGAAAATGAACGTCCACGTGTCTTTGTTGGGCGTGACACACGTATCTCAGGTCAGCTTTTGGAGTCAGCCTTGGTCGCTGGGCTTTTATCCGTTGGTATCGAGGTTTACCTGCTTGGTGTGGTGGCGACACCTGGTGTGTCTTACCTTGTACGCACGGAAAAAGCGAGCGCTGGTGTCATGATTTCAGCTAGTCATAACCCAGCTCTTGACAATGGTATCAAGTTCTTTGGTGCAGACGGCTTTAAGCTGGATGATGAGCGTGAGTTTGAGATTGAAGAGCTCCTAGACGCTGATGAGGATACCTTGCCAAGACCATCAGCAGAAGGCTTAGGGACAGTCGTTGACTATCCAGAGGGCTTACGCAAGTACGTCAAGTTCCTAGTGTCTACAGGGATTGACCTAGAGGGTATGCCGATTGCACTTGATATGGCAAATGGCGCAGCGTCTGCCTCTGCTCGTGATGTCTTCTTAGACCTTGGTGCAGACATCACTGTCATGGGTGACCAGCCAAATGGTCTTAATATCAATGACGGTGTGGGCTCAACCCATCCTGAAAACCTCCAAGAATTGGTCAAAAAATCAGAGTGTCAAATGGGACTTGCCTTTGATGGTGATAGCGACCGCTTGATTGCCGTTGATGAAAATGGTGAGCTGGTTGATGGTGACAAGATCATGTACATCATCGGCAAATACCTCGCACAAAAAGGGCAGTTGGCGAAAAATACCATTGTCACAACCGTCATGTCCAACCTTGGTTTTCACAAGGCGCTTGAGCGTGAAGGTATTGAAAAAGCCATTACTGCTGTGGGTGACCGCTACGTGGTTGAGGAAATGCGCAAGTCTGGCTACAATCTCGGCGGTGAGCAGTCAGGGCATGTCATTATCATGGACTACAACACCACAGGAGATGGGCAATTGACTGCCATTCAGTTGGCAAAAGTGGTCAAAGAAAGCGGCAAAACATTATCAGAACTTGCTGCTGAGGTGACTATTTACCCACAAAAACTGGTCAATATCCGTGTAGAAAACAGCATGAAACACAATGCCATGGAAGTGCCAGCTATCGCAGACATTATCCATAAGATGGAGGATGAGATGGCGGGCAACGGTCGTATCTTGGTCCGTCCAAGTGGTACAGAACCGCTCCTTCGTGTCATGGCAGAAGCGCCAACACATGAGGAAGTCGACTATTACGTTGACACCATCGCAGATGTTGTCCGAAAAGAAATCGGTATCGAATAG
- a CDS encoding GNAT family N-acetyltransferase, whose amino-acid sequence METIEAFSERFSGKAKTILTQMIPEYQERYRDYVHETENPATQSRRIKYLTKCFLRLLEQPYFYIQPLAKKRAQEATCWQYPTNYPLCDEEELARLLSTIDEQTFEVIYNGAFVGLCHFDVTCDELVLRFALRPDRLGQGLGEGFYQAIESYAKEHYETKRLCILTSASLLQTFMEKRGYQKDSDNPKLMKTLRD is encoded by the coding sequence ATGGAGACGATAGAAGCATTTTCAGAGCGTTTTAGCGGGAAGGCTAAGACCATTTTGACGCAGATGATACCAGAGTACCAAGAGCGCTACAGAGATTATGTCCACGAGACAGAGAATCCTGCAACGCAAAGCCGTCGTATCAAGTATCTGACCAAGTGCTTTTTGCGCTTGCTGGAGCAGCCTTACTTTTACATCCAGCCTTTAGCAAAGAAGCGAGCACAGGAAGCTACTTGCTGGCAATATCCTACAAACTATCCTCTGTGTGATGAGGAGGAGCTTGCTCGTCTGCTCAGCACAATAGATGAACAGACTTTTGAGGTCATCTATAATGGTGCCTTTGTCGGTCTGTGTCATTTTGATGTGACTTGCGATGAGCTTGTATTGCGCTTTGCACTGCGTCCAGACAGACTAGGACAGGGTCTCGGTGAAGGATTTTACCAAGCTATTGAAAGCTATGCGAAAGAGCATTATGAGACCAAGAGACTTTGCATTTTGACGAGCGCTAGCCTTTTACAGACCTTTATGGAAAAGCGGGGTTATCAGAAAGATAGTGATAATCCTAAACTGATGAAAACGCTAAGAGATTAA
- the hemW gene encoding radical SAM family heme chaperone HemW — MSKQPTSAYVHIPFCTQICYYCDFSKVFIKNQPVDDYLRALIAEWDSYGIKTLKTLYIGGGTPTAISAKQLAYLLDNLTKNLDLESLEEFTIEANPGDLTADKIAVLKNSAVNRVSLGVQTFNDRHLKKIGRSHNEAQIYESIDALKQAGFDNISIDLIYALPGQTIEDVRDNVQKALALDIPHLSLYSLILEHHTVFMNRMRRGKLNLPTEDLEAEMFEYIIDQLEQNGFEHYEISNFTKPGFESRHNLMYWDNAEYYGVGAGASGYLDGVRYRNRGPIQHYLKGVVNGNARLSEEVLTLDEKMEEELFLGLRKKTGVSTTRFEEKFGLSFWTRYGQVVRDLERDGLLIVEKDNVRMTKKGLFLGDTVAEKFILE; from the coding sequence ATGTCTAAACAACCAACATCCGCTTATGTGCATATCCCTTTTTGCACACAAATTTGTTATTATTGTGATTTTTCAAAAGTTTTCATCAAAAATCAGCCTGTCGATGACTATTTGCGTGCGCTTATCGCTGAATGGGACAGCTATGGTATTAAAACACTAAAGACCCTCTATATCGGTGGTGGGACGCCAACCGCTATCAGCGCCAAGCAACTGGCTTATCTCTTGGACAATTTGACCAAAAACCTAGATTTAGAGAGCTTAGAGGAGTTCACCATCGAGGCAAATCCCGGAGACTTGACGGCGGATAAAATCGCTGTACTCAAAAACTCAGCTGTCAACCGAGTGTCGCTCGGTGTGCAAACCTTTAACGATCGTCATCTCAAGAAAATCGGGCGCAGCCACAATGAAGCGCAGATCTATGAAAGTATCGACGCTCTCAAACAAGCAGGTTTTGACAATATCTCGATTGACTTGATTTATGCGCTTCCAGGGCAGACCATAGAGGATGTGCGTGACAATGTCCAAAAAGCGCTAGCACTTGATATTCCGCACCTGAGTCTCTATAGTCTCATCCTCGAACATCACACGGTTTTCATGAACCGCATGCGACGAGGTAAGCTGAATCTGCCGACCGAGGACTTGGAAGCAGAGATGTTTGAGTATATCATCGACCAGCTGGAGCAAAATGGCTTTGAGCACTATGAGATTTCAAACTTCACAAAGCCTGGCTTTGAGAGCCGTCACAATCTCATGTACTGGGACAATGCCGAGTATTACGGTGTGGGAGCAGGCGCTTCAGGTTATCTAGATGGCGTGCGCTATCGCAACCGAGGACCTATCCAGCACTATCTAAAAGGCGTCGTTAACGGCAATGCTAGACTGTCTGAGGAGGTCTTGACCTTAGATGAGAAGATGGAAGAAGAGCTCTTTTTGGGACTGAGAAAAAAAACAGGTGTCTCAACCACACGCTTTGAGGAGAAGTTTGGGCTGTCCTTTTGGACACGCTATGGTCAAGTCGTTAGAGACTTAGAGCGTGATGGGCTTCTTATTGTGGAGAAGGACAATGTGCGCATGACGAAAAAGGGGTTGTTTTTAGGGGATACCGTTGCAGAAAAATTTATTTTGGAGTGA
- a CDS encoding acyl-ACP thioesterase domain-containing protein: MGLLYSEPYQVPFYETDVNHNMKLPQLLSLALQVSGRHSLKLGVSDEAIFEQYGLVWVITDYHLDIIRLPRYAEKIRIETEAISYNRLFCYRNFYIYGEDGDKIMTIFSVFVLMDFETRKVHPVVEDIVSVYESEKIKKAIRGPRYKALENASDTLYHVRYFDLDMNGHVNNSKYLEWMFEVVDFDFLKGHVPKTIDLKYVKEIHYGSDIVSRVETFDKTTKHEITADGAVHAQAIIEWQEKE; encoded by the coding sequence ATGGGCTTATTATACAGTGAACCGTACCAAGTACCTTTTTATGAGACAGATGTCAATCATAATATGAAATTGCCACAGCTCTTGTCACTGGCTTTGCAGGTGTCTGGCAGGCACTCGCTAAAGCTTGGTGTCAGTGATGAGGCGATTTTTGAGCAGTATGGCTTGGTCTGGGTGATTACCGACTATCACTTGGATATCATCCGTCTGCCACGCTATGCGGAGAAGATTCGCATTGAGACCGAGGCTATTTCTTACAATCGTCTCTTTTGCTACCGTAATTTCTACATCTACGGCGAGGATGGCGACAAGATTATGACCATTTTTTCTGTCTTTGTTCTCATGGATTTTGAGACGAGAAAGGTACATCCTGTTGTTGAGGATATTGTCAGCGTCTACGAAAGCGAGAAAATCAAAAAAGCCATCCGTGGACCACGCTACAAGGCGTTGGAAAACGCCAGCGACACGCTGTATCATGTGCGTTATTTTGACCTTGATATGAACGGTCATGTCAATAACAGCAAGTATCTGGAGTGGATGTTTGAGGTCGTTGACTTTGACTTTCTAAAGGGGCATGTGCCAAAGACCATTGACCTCAAGTATGTCAAGGAAATCCACTATGGCAGCGACATTGTCTCAAGAGTTGAGACTTTTGATAAGACAACCAAGCATGAAATCACAGCCGATGGTGCGGTGCATGCGCAAGCCATTATCGAATGGCAAGAAAAAGAGTAA
- a CDS encoding TIGR01457 family HAD-type hydrolase, giving the protein MTYQGYLIDLDGTIYKGSERIPAGERFIERLQERKIPYMLVTNNTTRTPEMIQNMLSSQFHVDTPLETIYTATMATVDYMNDMNRGKTAYVIGAEGLKSAISAAGYEEDTENPAYVVVGLDWEVTYDKLATATLAIQKGAVFIGTNPDLNIPTERGLMPGAGSLLALLEAATRVKPIIIGKPEAVIMNKALEHLGVERSKAIMVGDNYMTDITAGIKNDIATLLVLTGFTTKKELPTLPIKPDFVLDSLDEWNFDER; this is encoded by the coding sequence ATGACATATCAGGGTTATTTGATTGATTTGGATGGGACGATTTATAAGGGCAGTGAGCGCATTCCTGCTGGGGAGCGCTTCATTGAGCGCTTGCAGGAGCGTAAGATTCCCTATATGCTAGTGACCAATAACACGACACGCACGCCAGAGATGATACAAAATATGCTGTCAAGTCAGTTTCATGTCGACACGCCGCTTGAGACCATCTACACAGCAACCATGGCGACTGTGGACTATATGAACGATATGAACCGTGGCAAGACCGCCTATGTCATCGGTGCCGAAGGGTTAAAGTCAGCTATCTCTGCAGCTGGCTATGAGGAGGACACGGAAAATCCTGCCTATGTCGTGGTTGGTCTGGACTGGGAGGTCACTTATGACAAGCTAGCCACAGCGACCCTTGCTATCCAAAAAGGTGCAGTCTTTATCGGAACCAACCCAGATCTTAACATCCCGACAGAGCGTGGGCTTATGCCAGGTGCAGGCAGTCTTTTGGCGCTCCTTGAAGCAGCCACTCGAGTCAAGCCTATCATCATTGGAAAACCAGAAGCCGTCATCATGAATAAAGCCCTTGAACACCTCGGTGTTGAGCGCTCTAAAGCAATCATGGTGGGTGATAACTACATGACCGATATCACAGCAGGTATCAAAAATGACATTGCTACCCTTTTGGTGCTAACTGGATTTACAACCAAGAAAGAGCTACCAACGCTTCCTATCAAGCCGGACTTTGTCCTAGATAGCCTAGATGAGTGGAATTTTGATGAAAGATAA
- a CDS encoding TIGR01906 family membrane protein, with the protein MKDKWLFPFSVLWLVALCVVVTIYAAWLAYPFEIDFLRLTDVVELSKADIRHNFNQLMTYLTNPFAGKLAMDDFPSSAMGLKHFLDVKRLFHLAQGVALFFSPLALVFFYRQLKQKSLFLYQRTFVVLAILPLLFLLMAVLVGFDSFFTYFHQLLFPGDTSWVFDPLVDPVIYILPEDLFLHCFVLFFLLYELVFWGLVITAYYQLKRRLETAI; encoded by the coding sequence ATGAAAGATAAGTGGCTTTTTCCCTTTAGTGTGCTTTGGCTGGTGGCGCTCTGTGTGGTGGTGACCATCTACGCTGCTTGGCTTGCCTACCCTTTTGAGATAGACTTTTTGCGCCTGACTGATGTCGTAGAGCTCAGTAAAGCGGACATCCGGCACAATTTCAACCAGCTCATGACCTATCTGACCAACCCATTTGCAGGAAAACTCGCTATGGATGACTTTCCCTCGTCTGCTATGGGACTCAAGCACTTTTTAGATGTCAAGCGCCTCTTTCACCTAGCGCAAGGGGTAGCCCTATTTTTTAGCCCTCTTGCTCTGGTCTTTTTCTACCGTCAGCTAAAGCAAAAGAGCCTGTTCCTCTATCAGAGAACTTTTGTGGTCTTGGCAATTTTGCCTTTGCTCTTTTTGCTAATGGCGGTGCTGGTGGGCTTTGATAGCTTTTTCACTTATTTTCATCAGTTGCTCTTTCCAGGAGATACAAGCTGGGTTTTTGATCCACTAGTCGACCCTGTCATCTACATCCTGCCTGAGGACTTGTTTTTACACTGCTTTGTGCTCTTTTTCCTCCTCTATGAGCTGGTCTTTTGGGGGCTTGTAATAACGGCATACTATCAGCTCAAGAGAAGGTTGGAAACAGCAATATAG
- the ndk gene encoding nucleoside-diphosphate kinase, translated as MEQTFFIIKPDGVKRGLVGEILTRIERRTFTIDHLEVRMASEELLRKHYEDLVDRPFFPQIVDYMTSGPVVIGVISGNDVIQTWRTMMGATNPKDAVLGSIRGDFAQAPADGGATFNVVHGSDSKESAEREIALWIGK; from the coding sequence TTGGAACAAACGTTTTTTATCATCAAACCTGACGGTGTGAAAAGAGGGCTGGTTGGAGAGATTTTGACACGCATTGAGCGTCGTACCTTTACCATTGATCATTTAGAGGTGCGCATGGCGAGCGAGGAGCTTTTGCGTAAGCACTATGAGGACTTGGTTGACCGTCCCTTCTTCCCGCAGATTGTCGACTATATGACCAGCGGTCCTGTGGTGATTGGCGTTATTTCAGGAAATGATGTCATCCAAACATGGCGCACGATGATGGGCGCAACCAACCCTAAGGACGCTGTTTTAGGCAGTATCCGTGGGGACTTTGCCCAAGCACCAGCAGATGGTGGCGCTACCTTTAACGTGGTTCACGGCTCAGACTCAAAAGAATCCGCAGAGCGTGAGATTGCCCTCTGGATTGGAAAATAA
- the lepA gene encoding translation elongation factor 4, whose translation MNIEELKQRQEKIRNFSIIAHIDHGKSTLADRILEATETVSSREMQAQLLDSMDLERERGITIKLNAIELNYTAKDGETYIFHLIDTPGHVDFTYEVSRSLAACEGAILVVDAAQGIEAQTLANVYLALDNDLEILPVINKIDLPAADPERVRTEIEDVIGLDASEAVLASAKAGIGIEEILEQIVEKVPAPAGDLEAPLQALIFDSVYDAYRGVILQVRIVNGMVKPGDTIQLMSNGKTFDVTEVGIFTPKTVGREFLATGDVGYIAASIKTVADTRVGDTVTLANNPAAEPLHGYKQMNPMVFAGLYPIESNKYNDLREALEKLQLNDASLQFEPETSQALGFGFRCGFLGLLHMDVIQERLEREFNIDLIMTAPSVVYHVTTTDGEMLEVSNPSEFPDPTRVDYIEEPYVKAQIMVPQEFVGAVMELCQRKRGDFVTMDYIDDNRVNVIYQIPLAEIVFDFFDKLKSSTRGYASFDYEISEYRKSQLVKMDILLNGDKVDALSFIVHKEFAYERGKLIVEKLKKIIPRQQFEVPIQAAIGQKIVARTDIKALRKNVLAKCYGGDVSRKRKLLEKQKAGKKRMKAIGSVEVPQEAFLSVLSMDEE comes from the coding sequence ATGAATATTGAAGAACTGAAACAACGACAGGAAAAAATCCGCAATTTCTCGATTATTGCCCATATTGACCACGGGAAGTCGACGCTAGCTGACCGTATCTTGGAGGCGACAGAGACGGTGTCTAGCCGTGAAATGCAGGCGCAGCTCCTTGACAGCATGGACTTGGAGCGTGAGCGTGGGATTACTATTAAGCTAAACGCCATTGAGCTCAATTACACGGCAAAAGACGGCGAGACCTATATTTTCCACTTGATTGACACACCGGGGCACGTGGACTTTACCTATGAGGTGTCTCGTTCGCTGGCTGCCTGCGAGGGAGCGATTTTGGTCGTCGACGCAGCGCAAGGGATTGAAGCGCAGACACTGGCTAACGTCTATCTAGCGCTAGATAATGACCTTGAAATCCTGCCGGTCATCAATAAAATCGACCTGCCCGCAGCTGACCCAGAGCGTGTGCGCACCGAGATTGAGGACGTGATTGGGCTGGACGCTTCAGAGGCAGTGCTGGCTTCAGCCAAGGCTGGTATTGGGATTGAGGAGATTTTGGAGCAAATCGTGGAGAAAGTTCCAGCACCTGCTGGTGACTTGGAAGCACCGCTTCAAGCCCTCATCTTTGACTCGGTTTATGACGCTTACCGTGGGGTTATTTTGCAGGTGCGCATTGTCAACGGCATGGTCAAGCCTGGAGATACCATTCAGCTCATGAGCAATGGCAAGACCTTTGACGTGACCGAGGTCGGTATTTTCACACCAAAGACAGTTGGACGTGAGTTCCTTGCGACAGGGGATGTTGGCTACATTGCGGCTTCTATCAAGACGGTGGCGGACACCCGTGTCGGTGATACCGTGACTCTGGCAAATAATCCAGCAGCAGAGCCACTGCACGGCTATAAGCAGATGAACCCAATGGTCTTTGCAGGGCTTTATCCAATCGAGTCCAACAAATACAACGACCTGCGTGAAGCACTTGAGAAGTTGCAACTCAATGACGCCAGTCTCCAGTTTGAGCCAGAGACATCGCAGGCTTTGGGCTTTGGTTTTCGCTGTGGTTTCTTGGGGCTTCTTCACATGGATGTCATCCAAGAGCGCTTGGAGCGTGAGTTCAACATTGACCTCATCATGACAGCGCCGTCCGTAGTTTACCACGTGACAACAACAGACGGTGAAATGCTTGAAGTATCTAACCCGAGCGAATTTCCAGACCCGACACGTGTCGACTACATCGAGGAACCTTATGTCAAGGCACAAATTATGGTCCCACAGGAGTTTGTTGGAGCAGTTATGGAGCTTTGCCAGCGTAAGCGTGGCGACTTTGTGACCATGGATTATATTGACGACAATCGTGTCAATGTCATCTACCAAATCCCGCTGGCTGAGATTGTTTTTGACTTCTTTGATAAGCTCAAAAGTTCCACTCGTGGCTACGCTAGCTTTGACTACGAGATTTCAGAGTATCGTAAGTCACAGCTGGTTAAGATGGATATTCTCCTCAATGGTGACAAGGTGGATGCCCTCAGCTTTATTGTGCACAAAGAATTTGCCTACGAGCGTGGGAAACTCATCGTTGAGAAGCTCAAGAAAATCATCCCTCGTCAGCAGTTTGAAGTGCCTATCCAAGCCGCTATCGGTCAAAAAATCGTGGCGCGTACAGACATCAAAGCCCTGCGTAAGAACGTCCTTGCCAAGTGTTATGGTGGTGACGTCTCTCGTAAGCGTAAGCTCCTCGAAAAGCAAAAAGCAGGTAAAAAACGCATGAAAGCTATCGGCTCTGTCGAAGTCCCACAAGAAGCCTTCCTTAGCGTCCTTTCTATGGATGAAGAATAA